A single window of Streptomyces griseoviridis DNA harbors:
- a CDS encoding glucose-1-phosphate thymidylyltransferase → MKALVLSGGAGTRLRPITHTSAKQLVPVANKAVLFYGLESIAAAGITEVGVIVGDTAAEIEESVGDGSKFGLDVTYIPQERPLGLAHAVIIAREWLGDDDFVMYLGDNFIVGGITALVDAFRRDRPDAQILLTQVADPRAFGVAELDASGQVVGLEEKPERPKSDLALVGVYLFTPAVHEAVRAIRPSWRGELEITHALQHLIDAGADVRCTVIEGYWKDTGNVVDMLEVNRTVLETLEQRIDGEVDDASETVGRVVIEEGARIVNSRVVGPVVIGAGTVVEDSYVGPFTSVAENCRIVDSELEFSIVLRDSSILGVGRIENSLIGRHVEVTPAPSVPSAHRLVLGDHSKVQIHT, encoded by the coding sequence ATGAAGGCTCTCGTGCTCTCCGGCGGTGCGGGTACGCGGCTGAGGCCGATCACGCACACCTCGGCGAAACAACTCGTGCCGGTGGCCAACAAGGCCGTCCTCTTCTACGGCCTGGAATCCATCGCGGCGGCCGGCATCACCGAGGTCGGCGTCATCGTCGGGGACACCGCCGCCGAGATCGAGGAGTCCGTCGGCGACGGCTCCAAGTTCGGCCTCGACGTCACCTACATCCCCCAGGAGCGCCCGCTCGGCCTCGCCCACGCGGTGATCATCGCCCGCGAGTGGCTCGGCGACGACGACTTCGTGATGTACCTCGGCGACAACTTCATCGTCGGCGGCATCACCGCCCTCGTCGACGCGTTCAGGCGCGACCGCCCCGACGCGCAGATCCTCCTCACCCAGGTGGCCGACCCGCGCGCCTTCGGCGTCGCGGAACTCGACGCGTCAGGGCAGGTCGTGGGCCTGGAGGAGAAACCGGAGCGCCCCAAGAGCGACCTAGCGCTGGTCGGCGTCTACCTGTTCACCCCCGCCGTCCACGAGGCGGTGCGCGCCATCCGCCCCTCCTGGCGCGGCGAACTGGAGATCACCCACGCCCTCCAGCACCTGATCGACGCCGGCGCCGACGTGCGCTGCACGGTCATCGAGGGCTACTGGAAGGACACCGGGAACGTCGTCGACATGCTGGAGGTCAACCGCACCGTCCTGGAGACACTCGAACAGCGGATCGACGGCGAGGTGGACGACGCGTCCGAGACCGTCGGCCGGGTCGTCATCGAGGAAGGCGCCAGGATCGTCAACTCCCGCGTCGTCGGACCCGTCGTGATCGGCGCCGGGACCGTCGTCGAGGACTCCTACGTCGGCCCCTTCACCTCCGTCGCGGAGAACTGCCGGATCGTCGACAGCGAACTGGAGTTCTCCATCGTGCTGCGCGACTCCTCCATCCTCGGCGTCGGCCGGATCGAGAACTCCCTGATCGGCCGGCACGTGGAGGTCACCCCGGCGCCGAGCGTGCCCAGCGCCCACCGTCTCGTCCTCGGCGACCACAGCAAGGTGCAGATCCACACATGA
- the rfbB gene encoding dTDP-glucose 4,6-dehydratase translates to MNLLVTGAAGFIGSQYVRALLAAGGPDAPRITVLDKLTYAGNLDNLDLDDPRIEFVQGDIRDAELVDRLIADADEIVHFAAESHVDRSITGAGDFVLTNVVGTQTLLEAALRHGVGPFVHVSTDEVYGSVETGSSTEQAPLSPNSPYSASKAASDLLALAYHRTHGLDVRVTRCSNNYGPYQYPEKVVPLFVTNLLDGRTVPLYGDGANIRDWLHVDDHCHGVDLARTRGRAGEVYNLGGGTELTNRDLTGLLLDACGAGWDRVEHVADRKGHDLRYSVDWTKARDELGYRPRRDFTTGLADTVAWYRDHRDWWQPLKRRSA, encoded by the coding sequence ATGAACCTCCTCGTCACCGGCGCCGCCGGCTTCATCGGCTCCCAGTACGTGCGCGCCCTGCTCGCCGCCGGCGGGCCCGACGCGCCGCGGATCACCGTCCTCGACAAGCTCACCTACGCGGGCAACCTCGACAACCTCGACCTCGACGACCCCCGCATCGAGTTCGTGCAGGGCGACATCCGCGACGCCGAACTCGTCGACAGACTGATCGCCGACGCCGACGAGATCGTCCACTTCGCCGCCGAGTCGCACGTGGACCGCTCGATCACCGGCGCGGGCGACTTCGTCCTCACCAACGTCGTCGGCACCCAGACCCTCCTGGAGGCCGCCCTCCGGCACGGCGTCGGCCCCTTCGTGCACGTCTCCACCGACGAGGTGTACGGCTCCGTCGAGACCGGTTCGAGCACCGAACAGGCACCGCTGAGCCCCAACTCCCCCTACTCCGCGTCCAAGGCCGCCTCCGACCTGCTCGCCCTCGCCTACCACCGCACCCACGGCCTCGACGTCCGCGTCACCCGCTGCTCCAACAACTACGGCCCCTACCAGTACCCCGAGAAGGTCGTCCCGCTGTTCGTGACCAACCTCCTCGACGGCAGGACCGTCCCCCTCTACGGCGACGGCGCGAACATCCGCGACTGGCTGCACGTCGACGACCACTGCCACGGCGTCGACCTGGCGCGCACCCGGGGACGGGCGGGCGAGGTCTACAACCTCGGCGGCGGCACCGAACTCACCAACCGCGACCTCACCGGACTCCTCCTCGACGCGTGCGGCGCCGGCTGGGACCGGGTCGAACACGTCGCCGACCGCAAGGGCCACGACCTGCGCTACAGCGTCGACTGGACGAAGGCCCGCGACGAACTCGGCTACCGGCCCCGCCGCGACTTCACGACCGGCCTCGCCGACACCGTCGCCTGGTACCGCGACCACCGCGACTGGTGGCAGCCCCTGAAACGGCGGTCCGCATGA